ATGCAATTATTTTGTACATTTAGTGAAGAATGTAGTGGAACTAACACAATTGGAGTTTTAAATCATTGTTCATCAAAGCTTTTACAAGTTCCAAATTTATCTTTACCACACGTTGGTTGGAATAATATTTTTTTTAAAACAAATAATCTTTTATTCAAAAACATTAAAAAAGAATCTAGATTTTATTTTTTACATAGTTATATTATACCAGTGAATAGATATACCATAGCAACTAGTTATTATGGAATACCCTTTAGTTCTGTGATTCAAAAAGATAATTTTTTTGGAGTTCAATTTCATCCAGAAAAATCAGGTAACACAGGATCTCAATTATTAAAAAATTTTTTAGAGATATAGTAGAATGATTATTCCAGCGTTTGATTTTTTTGAAGGGAAAATAGTTCGATTGTATAAAGGTAATTATTTAAATATAAAATATTATAATATAAATTTAAATGAATTACTTTTAAATTATGAACGTCAAGGAGTAAAATTTTTACATATAGTAGATTTAAGTGGAACAAAGGATGTTAAAAAAAGACAATTAGAACTTTTTAAAAATATTATTTCTTATACTAAT
The Buchnera aphidicola (Protaphis terricola) genome window above contains:
- the hisH gene encoding imidazole glycerol phosphate synthase subunit HisH → MKIVILNTKCSNLTSIKIAIKRLGYHSIITSDPNLVLTAKKIILPGIGTAAAVMKILHQKNLVDIIKNLKQPVLGICLGMQLFCTFSEECSGTNTIGVLNHCSSKLLQVPNLSLPHVGWNNIFFKTNNLLFKNIKKESRFYFLHSYIIPVNRYTIATSYYGIPFSSVIQKDNFFGVQFHPEKSGNTGSQLLKNFLEI